One Polyangiaceae bacterium DNA window includes the following coding sequences:
- a CDS encoding sigma-70 family RNA polymerase sigma factor — protein MDVVDELVRRSRAGDRAAFTQLYREHRQSVARLVFRMTGRSNEVEDTVQEVFLQAYRSLGEFRGQSKFSTWLHRVAVNVVLMARRAQRNRPSVIDLPLESERSPDPRLLPDEDASRLRRMAAFRNLLEKIPEKKRVVYILHDIEGLPPTEIAAIVDAPVLTVRTRLFYARRELIKLMRRDPVLAQLVDEIAADLRQTEEPLAAAGEEES, from the coding sequence ATGGATGTCGTAGACGAACTCGTTCGGCGTTCTCGCGCTGGTGATCGAGCTGCATTCACGCAGCTCTATCGCGAGCACCGCCAATCCGTTGCGCGCCTCGTCTTCCGCATGACTGGACGCTCGAACGAAGTCGAAGACACGGTCCAAGAAGTTTTCCTCCAAGCGTATCGAAGCCTTGGAGAGTTTCGTGGACAGTCCAAATTCTCGACGTGGCTGCACCGCGTCGCCGTCAACGTCGTGCTCATGGCACGTCGCGCTCAGCGCAATCGCCCGAGCGTCATCGACCTGCCACTCGAAAGTGAGCGTTCGCCGGATCCAAGGTTGCTCCCGGACGAAGATGCATCGCGGCTTCGTCGGATGGCAGCGTTCCGCAACTTGCTCGAAAAAATCCCCGAAAAAAAGCGCGTTGTTTACATCCTGCACGACATCGAAGGTCTTCCACCGACCGAGATTGCAGCGATCGTGGATGCCCCTGTGCTCACTGTTCGTACGAGACTTTTTTATGCTCGTCGCGAGCTCATCAAGCTGATGCGTCGCGACCCCGTTTTGGCCCAATTGGTCGACGAAATCGCGGCCGACTTACGACAAACAGAAGAACCCCTAGCTGCCGCCGGCGAGGAGGAATCGTGA
- a CDS encoding PilZ domain-containing protein: MSEKRRHPRKLIGIPVAFTLGDGRRIEAVSRDLSIGGMFVLTDTPAPFASSTPVELFIPAAKQPIRVTATVRWTQSDGMGLQFGLMGVRDTHALTELLRHAPPSPYGEK, encoded by the coding sequence GTGTCCGAGAAGCGAAGGCACCCGCGCAAACTGATTGGAATTCCCGTCGCGTTCACGCTGGGCGATGGGCGGCGCATCGAAGCGGTGTCGCGCGATCTGAGCATCGGCGGAATGTTTGTCCTTACAGACACCCCCGCACCGTTCGCGAGCTCGACGCCGGTGGAGCTCTTCATCCCTGCTGCAAAGCAGCCGATTCGAGTGACTGCGACGGTGCGCTGGACGCAAAGCGATGGAATGGGTTTGCAGTTTGGGCTGATGGGTGTGCGCGATACGCATGCGCTCACGGAACTATTGCGCCACGCTCCGCCGTCGCCCTACGGCGAGAAATGA
- a CDS encoding VOC family protein, which translates to MTQGTYRHGHFVWHELMTPDGAGAEKFYGDLLGWKFRHTEIGGGRIYRLIDVNGREQGGILEMPVSEGIPSHWVGYVSVPDVDSAAKVAEAKGGRATCAPMDIPNIGRFAYLLDPEGAGFVVYHDNRGDQAPREMPNIGDFCWDSLTTTNGDRALAFYGAVVGWVRGKFGDAPGLFFAAGEGQDVIADTDAPQDGARSSWTTHVVVQNLDNARAKAESLGAKILAPQIDVPTVGKMCIIADPWGSVISLFEPQMAA; encoded by the coding sequence ATGACGCAAGGAACGTATCGCCACGGCCACTTCGTTTGGCACGAGCTCATGACACCCGACGGCGCGGGCGCCGAAAAGTTTTACGGGGACCTCCTCGGTTGGAAGTTTCGGCACACCGAAATTGGTGGAGGCCGAATCTATCGGCTGATCGATGTGAATGGGCGCGAGCAAGGTGGGATTTTGGAAATGCCCGTGAGTGAAGGAATCCCCTCGCACTGGGTCGGCTATGTCTCCGTCCCTGATGTGGACAGCGCTGCGAAAGTTGCCGAAGCCAAGGGTGGTCGGGCCACGTGCGCGCCGATGGACATTCCGAACATTGGGCGGTTTGCGTACCTCTTGGATCCCGAAGGCGCCGGTTTCGTGGTTTATCATGATAACCGTGGCGACCAAGCTCCGCGCGAGATGCCGAACATTGGCGATTTCTGCTGGGATTCGCTGACGACGACCAATGGCGACCGGGCGCTCGCGTTTTACGGGGCCGTGGTCGGCTGGGTTCGAGGCAAATTCGGTGATGCTCCGGGCTTGTTTTTCGCGGCCGGCGAAGGCCAGGACGTAATCGCGGACACCGACGCGCCGCAAGATGGTGCTCGGTCGAGCTGGACGACGCACGTGGTCGTGCAAAATCTGGATAATGCTCGTGCCAAAGCGGAATCACTCGGCGCAAAGATTCTCGCGCCGCAAATCGACGTTCCCACGGTTGGCAAAATGTGCATCATCGCCGACCCGTGGGGCTCGGTGATTTCGCTCTTCGAGCCCCAGATGGCGGCTTAG
- a CDS encoding DUF1552 domain-containing protein produces MKRHNIHRRRFVKGLGAAAITLPFLNLLRPGKTRAAGVAKRVIFFYFPDGVPGPSQNGEPSKWHPTGSESNFELPTVLTPLLPFKNDCVFFRGLSMGPTDTGSHPGGAKKLLTAADGGYNESIDQYLARTIGASAPYRHLYLGAMANQNNASGDKHISYPSAGQSITPEDNPRKAFDNLFGSIAGGGVTPEVDPAKATIIDNVIDDVETLRAQLGQIEKSKLDMHLESLREVEKRIKSGGVIPAASCESPSVDTTGFTDGELYKDEKFPSILKAQIDLMVLAMACGLTKVGVIQGSVHTSELIMSRFPGTEMYTPNFDMRSHQASHYGANHDEGKAEFKAFLQQRTWWVSQFAYLLDELKKRPEDGATMLDNSIVVLCTEVCDGNTHLHDDMPFVLAGRGGGSISTGRLLQYGYERHGKLFVSIANAMGDGLSSFGDSSSGPLPGLVG; encoded by the coding sequence ATGAAGCGCCATAACATCCATCGTCGTCGTTTCGTCAAGGGCCTTGGTGCCGCGGCCATAACGCTGCCGTTTTTGAACTTGCTTCGGCCTGGAAAAACTCGAGCGGCGGGCGTGGCCAAGCGAGTCATCTTCTTTTACTTCCCGGACGGCGTGCCCGGGCCCAGCCAAAATGGCGAGCCGTCCAAGTGGCACCCGACGGGTTCGGAATCCAATTTCGAGCTTCCGACGGTGCTCACGCCCCTTTTGCCTTTCAAAAATGATTGCGTCTTTTTCCGCGGGCTCAGCATGGGCCCGACGGACACCGGCAGTCATCCTGGCGGCGCGAAGAAACTGCTGACGGCAGCCGATGGCGGATACAACGAATCCATCGACCAATACCTCGCACGTACAATCGGAGCAAGCGCGCCTTATCGGCATTTGTACCTCGGAGCGATGGCCAACCAGAACAACGCATCCGGGGACAAACACATCAGTTACCCGAGCGCTGGTCAAAGCATCACGCCCGAGGACAATCCGCGCAAAGCGTTCGACAACCTTTTCGGTTCGATTGCGGGCGGCGGCGTGACGCCCGAGGTCGATCCGGCCAAAGCCACGATCATCGACAACGTAATTGACGACGTCGAAACGCTACGCGCACAGCTTGGGCAAATCGAAAAGTCGAAGCTCGACATGCACCTCGAATCACTCCGCGAAGTGGAAAAACGCATCAAGAGCGGTGGCGTGATCCCCGCGGCCTCGTGCGAAAGCCCGAGCGTCGATACGACGGGTTTTACCGACGGCGAGCTTTACAAGGACGAAAAATTTCCGAGCATTCTGAAGGCGCAAATCGACTTGATGGTGCTCGCAATGGCGTGTGGTTTGACGAAAGTCGGCGTCATTCAAGGGTCGGTGCACACGAGCGAGCTCATCATGAGTCGCTTTCCAGGCACCGAAATGTATACGCCCAATTTCGACATGCGCAGCCATCAAGCGTCGCATTACGGTGCGAATCACGACGAGGGCAAGGCGGAATTCAAGGCATTCCTGCAACAGCGTACATGGTGGGTGTCTCAATTCGCCTACTTGCTCGACGAGCTGAAAAAACGCCCGGAAGACGGGGCAACGATGCTCGACAACAGCATCGTCGTGCTTTGCACCGAGGTCTGCGACGGCAATACGCATTTGCACGATGACATGCCATTCGTTCTTGCCGGTCGCGGAGGTGGGTCGATATCGACGGGCCGGCTCCTTCAATACGGCTACGAGCGGCACGGCAAGCTATTCGTGTCGATTGCGAACGCGATGGGCGATGGTTTGTCGAGCTTTGGGGACAGTTCGTCGGGGCCACTGCCGGGACTGGTCGGGTAA
- a CDS encoding DUF1592 domain-containing protein translates to MPQPFRKTATWCLVPVVGFSLALAGACSDPGASSEPLPGNAASGEALYQKLCASCHGKLGEGTTGPRLVPWTRGAETLVGIIDATMPKHDPARCVETCAKDVAAFILSLESACDAPTFGPRKLRLLNRREYNATVNDLFSLSGPSGASCSSDGDCDVQEASCVGGTCVADPCSVQTFIYPTDKQYGSVHVAGEFNAWAGTVAAGGYAMTYVPAKNLYYAKHTLQNGTYQYKFVIDESNWVFDPANPVKVPDGFGGSNSVLTLGCDAGGSGNAGAYDWAKDFPIESRPKGFGYDDNVDAGLVTSIHVEQYMKAAEALAQKGMENIGGIVPCDFNADPNGCAKTFVTTFGERVFRRPLTPTEVTKYASIVTGQQTFTEGVRVALQVFLSSPYFLYRFEVGVPKGDGTFALTPYEMASALSYSLWGTMPDAALFDAAKSGKLASAAGVAEEARRLLADGRARNVVGTFALQWLGVERVLTADKSTTLFPAYGAAERQGLAEETRQFVTHVMFDGTGKYPELLLGGYTFANDAVGSVYGLPGGLGQTLTKVDQPAERRAGLLGHGSVLASYSHSDQSSPIRRGLFVREMLLCQEFGQPPANAGGVPDIDPNATTRERFAQHTADPACYSCHQYIDDVGFGFERFDAIGKYRDTENGKPIDAAGNMNDVNGMGTNTDALYSTLPELASIIAESRSAKACFATQVHRFATGRSESVADLCALRKIESTFEASGWDMKELVVSVLASDGFRVRK, encoded by the coding sequence GTGCCCCAACCATTCCGAAAAACCGCAACCTGGTGCTTGGTTCCGGTCGTCGGTTTCTCCCTCGCTCTTGCGGGCGCGTGTAGCGACCCTGGCGCGAGCAGTGAACCGCTTCCGGGCAACGCCGCATCGGGCGAAGCGCTCTATCAAAAACTTTGCGCGTCCTGCCATGGCAAACTTGGTGAAGGCACGACCGGCCCGAGGCTCGTTCCTTGGACGCGCGGCGCCGAAACGCTCGTCGGAATCATCGACGCGACGATGCCGAAACACGACCCCGCGCGCTGCGTGGAAACGTGCGCGAAAGACGTCGCGGCATTCATCCTGAGCCTCGAGTCGGCCTGTGATGCACCGACGTTCGGCCCGCGCAAATTGCGGCTGCTCAATCGTCGCGAATACAATGCCACGGTGAACGATCTCTTCAGTTTGTCCGGACCATCAGGCGCATCGTGCAGCTCGGACGGTGATTGCGACGTGCAAGAAGCATCGTGCGTCGGCGGCACGTGCGTCGCGGATCCATGTAGCGTGCAAACGTTCATTTATCCGACCGACAAGCAATATGGCTCGGTGCACGTGGCGGGTGAATTCAATGCGTGGGCCGGGACGGTCGCGGCGGGTGGGTATGCCATGACATACGTCCCGGCGAAGAACCTGTATTACGCAAAACACACACTCCAGAATGGCACGTACCAATACAAATTCGTCATTGACGAATCCAATTGGGTGTTCGATCCGGCCAATCCGGTCAAGGTGCCCGATGGGTTTGGCGGGAGCAACTCCGTCCTGACGCTCGGTTGCGACGCCGGCGGCAGTGGAAATGCCGGGGCGTACGATTGGGCCAAGGACTTTCCCATCGAGAGCCGGCCCAAGGGATTTGGGTATGACGACAATGTCGATGCGGGTCTCGTGACGAGCATTCACGTCGAGCAATACATGAAAGCGGCCGAGGCGCTGGCGCAGAAGGGCATGGAAAACATCGGCGGGATCGTCCCGTGCGACTTCAATGCCGATCCGAACGGCTGCGCCAAAACATTCGTGACGACATTTGGCGAGCGCGTCTTTCGCAGGCCGCTCACGCCGACCGAAGTCACCAAGTATGCCTCGATCGTCACGGGGCAGCAAACGTTCACGGAAGGCGTTCGTGTTGCGCTTCAGGTATTTCTTTCATCGCCGTACTTCCTCTATCGATTCGAGGTGGGCGTACCGAAGGGTGATGGGACATTTGCTTTGACGCCGTACGAAATGGCGTCGGCCCTTTCGTATTCGTTATGGGGCACGATGCCGGACGCGGCGCTCTTCGACGCTGCCAAGTCGGGGAAGCTCGCAAGCGCCGCAGGCGTTGCCGAAGAAGCGCGCCGGCTTCTTGCAGACGGCCGCGCGCGAAACGTCGTTGGAACGTTTGCCCTCCAATGGCTCGGCGTGGAACGAGTGCTCACGGCGGACAAAAGCACGACGCTTTTCCCGGCATATGGCGCAGCGGAGCGCCAGGGCCTGGCCGAAGAAACCAGGCAGTTCGTCACGCACGTGATGTTCGACGGGACGGGCAAGTATCCCGAGCTTTTGCTTGGTGGATACACGTTTGCCAATGACGCGGTCGGTTCGGTGTATGGTTTGCCTGGAGGTCTTGGACAAACCTTGACGAAAGTCGATCAACCGGCCGAACGTCGCGCGGGTCTATTGGGACATGGGAGCGTGCTGGCGAGTTATTCGCATTCGGATCAATCGTCGCCCATTCGTCGAGGGCTCTTCGTGCGAGAAATGCTTCTTTGCCAAGAATTCGGGCAACCTCCGGCCAATGCGGGCGGCGTACCCGACATCGATCCCAATGCGACGACGCGCGAGCGGTTTGCGCAGCACACGGCCGATCCTGCCTGCTATTCGTGCCATCAATACATCGACGACGTCGGCTTCGGCTTCGAAAGGTTCGACGCCATAGGGAAATACCGCGACACCGAAAACGGAAAGCCCATCGACGCGGCAGGCAACATGAATGACGTCAATGGCATGGGGACGAACACCGACGCGCTGTATTCGACCCTGCCGGAGCTTGCATCGATCATTGCAGAGAGTCGCAGCGCGAAAGCGTGTTTTGCAACGCAGGTGCATCGATTTGCGACGGGACGATCCGAATCGGTCGCGGATCTTTGTGCATTACGGAAAATCGAAAGTACTTTCGAGGCGAGTGGTTGGGACATGAAGGAGCTCGTCGTGAGCGTGCTCGCGTCCGATGGTTTCAGGGTGAGGAAGTGA
- a CDS encoding alpha/beta hydrolase, protein MGIITRHVFMNSNDIRFHVTDAGHGFPIFLLHGFPELWYSWRRQIDALAEAGFRVVAPDLRGYGGTDAPEEADSYVMSVLCEDLLGICDELGFDKAAMVGHDCGGALAWQFALRHPERTERVVSLNTPFLPLPSVPPTIALRDRFGLTDASFYVRYFQTPGVAEQELEADVRTTFQKLMRTARYADDLWTFATVGGDGSSLLGKIGMGEALLSKVDVETYVRTFKRTGFRGALNWFRAADKSWEEERELPSRDIDMPAMLIVADKDKLSLPEIAGDTKTLVKNLRIEHLDCGHWTQQEKPAEVTQLLIDFLGDLRGSPSE, encoded by the coding sequence ATGGGCATCATCACTCGCCATGTCTTCATGAATTCGAACGACATCCGCTTCCATGTGACGGACGCGGGGCACGGGTTTCCAATCTTCCTCCTGCATGGCTTTCCCGAACTTTGGTACTCGTGGCGCCGTCAAATCGATGCGCTGGCCGAAGCAGGCTTCCGCGTCGTCGCTCCAGACCTTCGAGGTTACGGCGGCACGGATGCTCCCGAAGAAGCCGATTCGTACGTGATGAGCGTTCTCTGTGAGGATCTTCTCGGCATTTGTGACGAGCTCGGTTTCGACAAAGCAGCGATGGTAGGGCACGACTGCGGTGGAGCGCTGGCGTGGCAGTTCGCGCTGCGCCATCCGGAGCGCACCGAGCGTGTCGTCAGTCTCAACACGCCGTTTCTACCGCTGCCTTCGGTTCCACCGACCATCGCGTTGCGAGATCGGTTTGGATTGACAGACGCGAGCTTCTATGTCCGGTACTTTCAGACGCCTGGCGTTGCCGAGCAGGAGCTCGAAGCCGACGTACGCACGACGTTCCAGAAGCTCATGCGCACGGCTCGTTATGCCGATGATCTGTGGACGTTTGCTACCGTCGGTGGTGACGGAAGCTCGCTTCTTGGAAAGATCGGCATGGGCGAAGCGCTCTTGTCCAAGGTCGACGTGGAGACGTACGTGCGCACGTTCAAGCGCACGGGTTTTCGCGGAGCGCTCAACTGGTTCCGCGCCGCGGACAAGTCGTGGGAGGAGGAGCGCGAGTTGCCTTCACGCGACATCGACATGCCCGCGATGCTCATCGTCGCTGACAAGGATAAACTGTCGCTGCCCGAGATTGCTGGCGACACGAAGACGCTCGTCAAGAACCTTCGTATCGAGCATCTCGATTGCGGTCACTGGACGCAGCAGGAAAAGCCTGCCGAAGTCACGCAATTGCTGATTGATTTTCTGGGCGACCTACGCGGATCGCCGTCGGAGTGA